A genomic segment from Luteibacter aegosomatis encodes:
- the hemL gene encoding glutamate-1-semialdehyde 2,1-aminomutase codes for MTSNQELFARARQLLPGGVNSPVRAFKSVGGEPFFTARADGAYLWDVEGKRYIDYVGSWGPMIVGHNHPAVREAVERAVRDGLSFGTPCAAEVTMAEAIVELVPSVEMVRMVNSGTEATMSAIRLARGATGRSKIVKFEGCYHGHGDSFLVKAGSGALTFGVPTSPGVPKAAADLTLTLPYNDIDAARALFAEHGADIAGLIIEPVAGNMNCIPPKDGYLQALRELCTAHGALLIFDEVMTGFRVALGGAQAHYGITPDLTCFGKIIGGGMPVGAYGGRRDLMEQVAPAGPIYQAGTLSGNPVAMAAGLAMLELIQAPGFHDDLAARTVRLTDGIAAAAKRHGIPFSVNRVGGMFGLFFTANTVESYAQATAADVSAFNRFFHGMLERGVYLAPSAFEAGFVSSAHSDGVLDDTIAAADAVFATLGA; via the coding sequence ATGACCAGCAACCAGGAACTCTTCGCCCGCGCCCGCCAGCTGCTGCCCGGCGGCGTGAACTCGCCGGTGCGCGCCTTCAAGTCGGTGGGCGGCGAACCCTTCTTCACGGCGCGTGCCGATGGCGCTTACCTGTGGGACGTCGAAGGCAAGCGTTACATCGACTACGTGGGCTCATGGGGACCGATGATCGTCGGCCATAACCATCCCGCCGTGCGCGAAGCGGTCGAACGCGCCGTGCGCGACGGATTGTCGTTCGGCACACCCTGCGCCGCCGAGGTCACCATGGCCGAAGCCATCGTCGAGCTCGTGCCGTCGGTGGAGATGGTGCGCATGGTCAACTCGGGCACCGAAGCGACGATGTCGGCCATCCGCCTGGCCCGTGGCGCCACCGGCCGCTCGAAGATCGTGAAGTTCGAGGGCTGCTACCACGGCCACGGCGACAGCTTCCTGGTGAAGGCCGGTTCGGGCGCGCTCACGTTCGGCGTGCCCACGTCCCCCGGCGTGCCCAAGGCCGCCGCCGACCTCACGCTCACCCTGCCCTATAACGATATCGACGCTGCCCGGGCGCTCTTCGCCGAACACGGCGCGGACATCGCCGGACTCATCATCGAGCCGGTCGCGGGCAACATGAACTGCATCCCGCCGAAGGACGGTTACCTCCAGGCCCTGCGTGAGTTGTGCACGGCACATGGCGCGCTGCTGATCTTCGACGAGGTGATGACCGGTTTTCGCGTCGCCCTCGGCGGAGCGCAGGCGCACTACGGCATCACGCCCGACCTCACCTGCTTCGGCAAGATCATCGGCGGCGGCATGCCGGTGGGCGCTTACGGCGGTCGCCGCGACCTGATGGAACAGGTGGCGCCCGCGGGACCGATCTACCAGGCGGGCACGTTGTCGGGCAATCCCGTGGCGATGGCCGCGGGCCTGGCCATGCTCGAACTGATCCAGGCCCCGGGTTTCCACGACGACCTGGCCGCGCGCACGGTCCGGCTGACCGATGGCATCGCCGCGGCGGCGAAGAGGCACGGCATTCCCTTCAGCGTGAATCGCGTAGGAGGAATGTTCGGGTTGTTCTTCACCGCGAACACGGTGGAGAGCTATGCACAGGCGACCGCCGCCGACGTGTCGGCGTTCAACCGGTTCTTCCACGGGATGCTGGAGCGCGGCGTGTACCTCGCGCCGTCAGCGTTCGAGGCAGGTTTCGTGTCCAGCGCGCATTCGGATGGGGTGCTGGATGACACGATTGCCGCGGCGGACGCGGTGTTCGCCACGCTGGGAGCGTAA
- the thiE gene encoding thiamine phosphate synthase: MTTLLRTRLQGKGVYAITDGPRDDLFAAVEAALAGGARILQYRDKTTDAERRRAEADELSRLCALHDAVFVVNDDVALAKATGGGVHLGREDVSIAEARAELGAEAIVGVSCYGSVERARQLAAEGADYLAFGAMYPSTTKPHAPVASHDVLTQVKALGLPVVAIGGLTPDNAGVVIDAGADYLAVVSAIFAADDIQTATRRFADLFDPRPGILR; this comes from the coding sequence ATGACAACCCTCCTCAGAACGCGACTCCAGGGCAAGGGCGTCTACGCCATCACCGACGGCCCCCGCGACGACCTCTTCGCCGCCGTCGAGGCGGCCCTCGCCGGTGGCGCACGCATCCTCCAATACCGCGACAAGACCACGGACGCCGAACGCCGACGCGCCGAGGCCGACGAGCTGTCGCGCCTGTGCGCCCTCCACGACGCCGTTTTCGTCGTCAACGACGACGTCGCCCTGGCGAAAGCCACCGGCGGCGGCGTCCACCTGGGCCGGGAGGACGTCTCCATCGCCGAGGCCCGCGCCGAACTCGGCGCGGAGGCGATCGTCGGCGTGTCCTGCTACGGATCGGTAGAGCGCGCGCGCCAACTCGCCGCCGAAGGCGCCGATTACCTGGCCTTCGGCGCGATGTATCCCTCGACCACCAAACCGCACGCCCCCGTGGCGTCGCACGACGTGTTGACGCAGGTGAAGGCCCTGGGCCTTCCGGTCGTGGCGATCGGCGGCCTGACCCCGGACAATGCCGGGGTCGTGATCGACGCGGGTGCCGACTACCTCGCCGTCGTCTCCGCGATCTTCGCGGCCGACGATATCCAGACGGCCACGCGCCGCTTCGCCGACCTTTTCGACCCTCGTCCCGGAATCCTTCGATGA
- a CDS encoding rubredoxin, with the protein MSQNTETTLRKWMCVVCGFIYDEALGLPDEGIEPGTRWEDIPDTWTCPDCGVTKDDFEMVEMD; encoded by the coding sequence ATGAGCCAGAACACCGAAACCACCCTTCGCAAATGGATGTGCGTCGTCTGCGGCTTCATCTACGACGAAGCCCTGGGCTTGCCGGACGAAGGCATCGAGCCGGGTACGCGCTGGGAGGATATCCCGGATACCTGGACCTGCCCGGACTGTGGCGTGACCAAGGACGACTTCGAAATGGTCGAGATGGACTGA